Below is a genomic region from Isosphaeraceae bacterium EP7.
CAAGTCCCGATGTCGGGGCACCCGGGCGGGCTGAACGGGGAGGTTTCCGGTCATGCATCGTCGGCACGCTAGCCTCGGCTTGCTCGCACTCCTGGCGACGGGTTGCCACGCCGGGAGCCTGCGCACGGCGCCCAGGCCCGAGGTGGCGTCGCTCACCCCGCAGGCCGAGATGACCCGGGATCAGGTGCTCGCAAGGCTCAACGCGAATGCCGCGGCGATCACGAGTCTTGAGGCCTATCCGGCGCTGACGGCCGTAATGGATGACGGGACCAAATACGGCCTATCCGGCCGCCTCCTGTTCGAGCGCCCGCGTAACTTCAAGCTGGTGATGCGGCATAGCGGCACCACCCAGGTCGACCTCGGCTCGAACGATCAGGGGTTCTGGATCTGGACGAAGGAACGCCGCGGCGACGACAAGAGCATTCTGTTCGGCACCTATGATGCCGACGGGGCCAGCACCACCGGCGCCAACATGCAGCCGGATTGGATCATCGAGGCCATGGGCCTGCGCGAATACAGCGAGCAGGACCGATCGAAGATCTCGATCGCGGCCTCGCCCACCTTGCCCAAGGGATACACCCTGAGCGAGCGTCTCACCTCGTCCACCGGCCAGAACCTGCTAAAGCAGACCGAGGTCGACGCCTCCGGCCTGCCCCGCTCGCGTAAGCTCTATTTGCTGGACAAGACGCAGAAGACGCTGCTGGCCGAGGCCTCGATCGCCCATTATCAGCAGGTGGCAATGGCCGCAGCCGACGAGGCGAGCACGCCCGTCCAGGCTCATGTGCCCGACTCGATGAAGCTAGTCTGGTACCTGCCGCAGAGGCTCGAGCTTCAGGTCATGTCGATGGCGAAGCTGGCTCCCAACGTGGCGATGAAGCCCGGCGCCTTCGACGAGCCCACCTACACCGGCTACGCCCGCCGCTCGATCGACCAGAGGGAAGCCCTGGCCGATGCCTCTGGCACCGGCACCGAGATTCGCGAGTCGTTGCCGTCCCACCCGTCGGCCAAGATGGGCGAGCCCACCCCGCTCGGCCCCGACGGCTCGAAGCGGACCTCATTCGATCCCGAGCCCATGGGCGCAGACCTCCCCGCCTTGCCCGCCGAGGCCAAACCCGAGGCCACCCGTGGCCTGATCCGCCCCGCCACCCCCAGGCCTCCGGTCTCGCAAGGCGAGGTGTCGGATCGTGAGGCCTTCCTCGAGATCCCCAATAGCCTGGCACGCTGAGGGTTCGCGAGGAGGCGTTCCTAGCTGTCCCCGAGGGAGTGGGTCAATCGCGTCACGGGTCCGGGGGATGTTAGCGCTCGCTCGATTTCCGCCTTTGGGCGGCGGCACGAAGCGTTCGGACATGAGATCAAGCTGACCAGTCGCCTTCCTGGCTCGGTCAGGCGAGATTCATGTCTGGCCGAACCCGATTCGGTTCGCCATTCTCGGGCAAGCGACCCCTTGCATGCAACGTAACCACGACGGCCGCGCCGACCATCGTGGGATGGTCGGCGCGGCCGTGTTGGCGTTGGTGGGCTGATGGCTTGATCAGCGGACCTTCTTCAGGAGGGCATCGACGTCCTTGGCCATGGCGGGGGTCAGGGACGCGGATCGGGCCTTGGCCTTCTCCAGATAGGGGACGGACTTGGTCGCCCGGTTGCGGTCGAGGGCGAGGAGACTGCCCATGTGGTAGTTCAGGGCGGGTAGGTCGGGGGACTGGTTCAGGCCCCGGGCGTAGGTTTCCTCGGCGGGCTTGAGCTGGCCCATACCCTGCTGGATCGAGCCGAGGGTGTCGAAGAATTCGCCGGGCAGGGTCGAGGGGTCGGCCCGCTTGAGGAACGCGTTGGCGAGATCCAGGGCGTCCTGGCCACGCTTGAAGTAGGAGTGGAGGATCCAGGCCTTGTTGTTGACGGCCTCGACGGAGGTGGCGTCGACCTTCAGGACCTTGTCGTACTCGACCAGGGCTCGTTCGAGCAGCTCCTTCGCCCCGTTGGAGGAGGGGTCAGACTCGGCGATGGCGAGGAGCAGGTCGCCGAGGTTGAGATGGACGGCCGGCAGGTCGAGGAGCTCGGCGGCCTTCTCGGCCCAGGGGAGGGCCAGGTCGGGCTTGCCGCCGCGCTGGAAGCCGATGGCGAGGGCCAGGCAGGACTGGCCCTTGGTGTCGCGGCCGCCGGCGGATTCTGCCAAAGCCTTGGCCTCGACGAGATCCTTGGCGGCGGGGTCCTTGCCGGGCTCGCCGGATCGGACGAGCAGCTCGACGAGCTTCGACAGGCTGGTCGCGTCGTCGGGGCTGACCTTCAGGGCGTCCTTCAACGTGGCGATGGCCTGGTCACGCTGGCCCCCGGCGATCTGGACCTCGGCGAGCTGGTAGTAGAAGTTGAGCTGGTTGGGCTGACGCTTGATGGCCGCGGCGAGAAGCGAGGTCGCCTCGTCGCGATTGGTCGACTGCTGGGTGGGCGAGCCGGGTCGCTTGACCAGTCCTCGCGCCTGGAGGACCAGGGCGTCGGGGCGGTCCTGGTCGGTGTTCAGCACGGCGGACGTCTGCTTGAGGGCCTCGTCGAACTGGCCGAGGGACAGGTTGGCCTGGGCCAGCAAGAGTCGGACGTCAGTCTGGCGTGGGTTGCGCTCGAGGGCTTCGGTGTACGAGTCGGCCATCTCGCGGGTCTTGTTCTGCACCTGGTAGAGCCGGGCGCGGAGCAAGGGGCCGGCGGGCGACGACGGATTCTCGGTGTCCATCTGCTGGGTCAGGGTCAGGGCCCGTGTCAGGTCGCCCTGTCGGGCGGCCAGCTCGGCCTCGGCCTGGGTGAAGGAGAGGTCCTTGGGGAACTTGATCCGCATCTCGCGGATGAGGGTGGCCGACTTCTCATTGAGCGTCTTCTCGGCGGCGGCGTCATTCTTGCGGCCCGCATCGACGGCCTGCTGGACGACGAGCTGGACGAGCAGATGCGCGAGCCTGGGATCGTCGGGCTGGTCGGTGCGGAGGTCGCGGACGACGGCCTCGGCGGCGGCGTGGTTGCCGCGGTCGCGGTAGACGTCGGCCAGGAGCCGGCGGAAGGGGCTCTTGGGGGCGGCCTTGACCTTGGCTTCGACGAAGGCGAGGGCGCCGTCGGAGTCGTTCTGGAGCATCAGGACGCGGTAGCGGGCCTGGACCAGCTCGATGGAGTCGGGCTTGCGTTCGAGGCCGCGGTCGAGCGTGGCGGCGGCCTGTTTGAGGCCGTCGAGGCCCGGCGTGGCCAGGTTCTCGAAGGCCGCGAGCATCAGGAAGAACGCGGCGGGCGGCTCCTTCGACCCGGAGATCGCCGAGCGGAGCAGGGCGATGGCGTCGGCCGGCTTCTTGGCGGTGCCGAGGATCGAGGCCTTGCTGACGACGGCCGCGGGCTGCGCGGGGTCGGCGGCCAGGACGAGGTCGAGCTGCTTGGTCGCCTCGGTGGCCTCGTTGTTCTTGCGGAAGAAGTCGGCGGCCCGGACCCGGTCGCCGGGGGTCGGCGGCGTCTTGGCATCGCCCAGGATCGCGACGATCTCGGCGCGGGCGGTTCCCCAGTCACCCTTGGCGGCCTCGGCCGTGGCGAGCTGCCAGCGGAGCGACTTGTTGACCGTGCCGGTCTCATTGGAGGAGAGCAGCTTGGTGTAGCGGGCGATGGCGTCGTCGAAGTTGCCGCTCTCCAGCGACATCCCGGCCAGGGCGCTCTCGGCGGCCGTGGTCAGGGTGATCCCGGAGTCAAGTTCCTTCGTCGGCTGATCCCGGACGATGGCCTCGAAGACCTTGGCGGCCTCGGTGGTGCCGCCGACCTGGCCGTCGACCTGGGCCTTCCAGAACTGGACGACCTTGTTGCCGGGGTCCTTCACCAGGGCCTGCTCGAAGTGGGCCGAGGCCGAGGGGTAATCGCCGCGCGACATGGCGAGCTGGGCGTCAAGCAGGTCGGCTGCGGCGGCTTCTTTCCAGCGGGCCCTGATCTTGGCGATGGTGGCCACGACGGCCTTCTCGTCCTTACGCCTCAGGTCGAGGATGGCGAGCTGGACGAGCGGGGCCGAGTTGTCGCAGCGGGTCGCGGCCGCGCTGAGCAGCTCGCGGGCCTGATCGGGCTTGTCGAGCATCTCGGCCAGGATCTGGGCGCGAAGCTGGATGGCGCCGATATTGTCGGGCTGCTTCTCGAGGAAGGCCTTCAGGACGGCGTCGGCCTCGTCGTACTTCTTCTCGCGGGAGAGGAGCGACGCCTCAAGGCTGGCCAGCTCGCCCGATTCGGGATAACGCTTGCGGGCGGCGGCAAGCACTTCCTGGGCGTTGGTCGTCTTGCCGATTTCCATCAGGGTCAGAACGGCGAGGTGCTCAGCCTGGGCACCGGCCTTGCCGTCGCCCCTGAGCTGCTCGATCCGCTTGATGGCGACATCCTGGCGGCCGAGAAGGACCTCGATCTGGGCGATCCGGAGGCCGACGGCGGGGGTCGGCTTCAGGCCGGCGGCGAACGCCTTCTCATACTCGGCGAGCGACTGGATCAGGTCGGCCTTGGTGCGGCGCGACTGGGCGATCTCGCCGGCCAGCAGGTGGACGGTCCCGGCGATCTCCTTGGGAAGGCGGCCCGAGTCGAGCTGCGTGAGCAGGCGCTCGACGACCGGCTTGGCCTCCTCGGGATAGCCGGCCTGGACCATGGCCCACGCGGCCCAGATCTGATACTGGGCGTCGATCGGCCCCTTGCGAAGGGCGGCGACGAGGTGCTGACGGCCGAGTGCGGCCTCTTGCGAGAGGATCAGGGCCACGCCGTAGCGGGCCTCGGCCTCGGGGACTTCGGGCAGCAGCTCGGTGGCCGCCTTGAGGTGGACGATGGCCGATGTGCGCATCTTGGCGGCCGCCGGCGTGAGCGTCAGGCTCCCGGTCGGGCCGGGTTCATTCGCCGGGTCAGCGCCAGGGGTGCCGCCGGGGCCGCTGGCTCCGACGAGGCCGGACTTCTCCAGGTCGATGGCCCCCTGGAACAGGTGGGCGAACCCCTGGTGACGCGGGGACGAGCTGGCGAGGAGATCGTCGATGAACGGCTTGGCCACCTCGAACCGCTTGGGGTCGGTCGGATCCGACAGGGCGGCCTCGACGGCGATGGCCTTGAGGTTGTTCACCGAGTCCGCGAAGGCGGGCTGCTTGGCCAGCTTGGAGCCGAGCCCCTGGGCCACGACCTCCAGGCAGCGGGCCCGTTTGCGGCGGAAGCGGAGGTGATTCGCGTAGGTGACGCACAGCGAGGGATCGGCGCCGCCGGGGCGGGCGAGGGCCCGCTTGAAGACCGAGTCGGCGACCTCGTCAATCGAGCCGACCATGGCCTCGACGGCCGGGAGCATCGGCGGGGGCTGAGTCGCGGAGAGCTGGCTGAGCCCGCGCTGAACGCCGTCGACGATGCCTGCGAGGCGGGCCAGCCGCATCGAAGGGACCTCGGGCAGCGAGGCCAGAGCCTGGACCTCGGCCTGGAACGCCTTGACGCGTTCGGCCTTGAGGGCCATCTCCGGGGCGACCTGGAGGTCCATGGCCCGCAGCCTGATGAGGGCCATCTGGTCGAGCGGGTCGGTGCCGAGCGTCATGG
It encodes:
- a CDS encoding tetratricopeptide repeat protein; translation: MAGGIQAQGVARFREPKELSPMTVRWKPLLLLSGLFVVIAAAGLVILTMAPVGSSDLVGLARVERTAKNFERAKIQYQRALQADGKASAVHEELAEMFGEWEKQTAEPERAAALRADRLSSLAQAAKFDKKRVQPRRLLLTDAIQQEELGEATRWAKEVVALDPKDAPAHDVLALEQLDESTPSLAEVSKHLAVVEAAAPTSARTDWIKARVADLAKDEAGRDAVLVRARAMTLGTDPLDQMALIRLRAMDLQVAPEMALKAERVKAFQAEVQALASLPEVPSMRLARLAGIVDGVQRGLSQLSATQPPPMLPAVEAMVGSIDEVADSVFKRALARPGGADPSLCVTYANHLRFRRKRARCLEVVAQGLGSKLAKQPAFADSVNNLKAIAVEAALSDPTDPKRFEVAKPFIDDLLASSSPRHQGFAHLFQGAIDLEKSGLVGASGPGGTPGADPANEPGPTGSLTLTPAAAKMRTSAIVHLKAATELLPEVPEAEARYGVALILSQEAALGRQHLVAALRKGPIDAQYQIWAAWAMVQAGYPEEAKPVVERLLTQLDSGRLPKEIAGTVHLLAGEIAQSRRTKADLIQSLAEYEKAFAAGLKPTPAVGLRIAQIEVLLGRQDVAIKRIEQLRGDGKAGAQAEHLAVLTLMEIGKTTNAQEVLAAARKRYPESGELASLEASLLSREKKYDEADAVLKAFLEKQPDNIGAIQLRAQILAEMLDKPDQARELLSAAATRCDNSAPLVQLAILDLRRKDEKAVVATIAKIRARWKEAAAADLLDAQLAMSRGDYPSASAHFEQALVKDPGNKVVQFWKAQVDGQVGGTTEAAKVFEAIVRDQPTKELDSGITLTTAAESALAGMSLESGNFDDAIARYTKLLSSNETGTVNKSLRWQLATAEAAKGDWGTARAEIVAILGDAKTPPTPGDRVRAADFFRKNNEATEATKQLDLVLAADPAQPAAVVSKASILGTAKKPADAIALLRSAISGSKEPPAAFFLMLAAFENLATPGLDGLKQAAATLDRGLERKPDSIELVQARYRVLMLQNDSDGALAFVEAKVKAAPKSPFRRLLADVYRDRGNHAAAEAVVRDLRTDQPDDPRLAHLLVQLVVQQAVDAGRKNDAAAEKTLNEKSATLIREMRIKFPKDLSFTQAEAELAARQGDLTRALTLTQQMDTENPSSPAGPLLRARLYQVQNKTREMADSYTEALERNPRQTDVRLLLAQANLSLGQFDEALKQTSAVLNTDQDRPDALVLQARGLVKRPGSPTQQSTNRDEATSLLAAAIKRQPNQLNFYYQLAEVQIAGGQRDQAIATLKDALKVSPDDATSLSKLVELLVRSGEPGKDPAAKDLVEAKALAESAGGRDTKGQSCLALAIGFQRGGKPDLALPWAEKAAELLDLPAVHLNLGDLLLAIAESDPSSNGAKELLERALVEYDKVLKVDATSVEAVNNKAWILHSYFKRGQDALDLANAFLKRADPSTLPGEFFDTLGSIQQGMGQLKPAEETYARGLNQSPDLPALNYHMGSLLALDRNRATKSVPYLEKAKARSASLTPAMAKDVDALLKKVR